A stretch of the Pan paniscus chromosome 2, NHGRI_mPanPan1-v2.0_pri, whole genome shotgun sequence genome encodes the following:
- the LOC134729904 gene encoding ferritin heavy chain-like, whose translation MTTASTSQMRQNYHQDSEAINGQINLELYASYVYLSMSHNFDRDDVALRNFATYFLHQSHEEREHAEKLMKLQNHRGGQIFLQDIKKPVCDDWESRLNAMECASHLEKNVNQSLLELHKLATDKNDPHLCDFIETRYLNEQVKAIKELGDHVTNLRKMGAPESGLAEYIFNKHTLGDSDNEN comes from the coding sequence ATGACGACTGCGTCCACCTCGCAGATGCGCCAGAACTATCACCAGGACTCAGAGGCCATCAACGGCCAGATCAACCTGGAGCTCTACGCCTCCTACGTTTACCTGTCCATGTCTCACAACTTTGACCGCGATGATGTGGCTTTGAGGAACTTTGCCACATACTTTCTTCACCAATCTCATGAGGAGAGGGAACATGCCGAGAAACTGATGAAGCTGCAAAACCATCGAGGTGGCCAAATCTTCCTTCAGGATATCAAGAAACCAGTCTGTGATGACTGGGAGAGCAGGCTGAATGCGATGGAGTGTGCatcacatttggaaaaaaatgtgaatcAGTCACTACTGGAACTGCACAAACTGGCCACTGACAAAAATGACCCCCATTTGTGTGACTTCATTGAGACACGTTACCTGAATGAGCAGGTGAAAGCCATCAAAGAATTGGGTGACCACGTGACCAACTTGCGCAAGATGGGAGCCCCCGAATCTGGCTTGGCAGAATATATCTTTAACAAGCACACCCTGGGAGACAGTGATAATGAAAACTAA